Below is a window of Nicotiana tabacum cultivar K326 chromosome 19, ASM71507v2, whole genome shotgun sequence DNA.
aaacAAAATAGATTTGGCCCATGCAGGTCTCGAACCTGCGACCTTCGCGTTATTAACACGACGCTCTAACCAACTGAGATAATGGGCCATTAATTGTTTTATCTCTGCTTAACTTATTTATCTTACTCATTCTAAGCCCTCGGCCGACCTCTTGGATTATCATCATCAATGGTCATATGTCGTCTTGGTTATTTTTTAAACAGATTGATGGAAACGTGAAGTAGAAAGATGTCCTTTCTTTGCATCTGTGTTTAAAGAAATTCCAGATTATAATGAATACTTCCAAATATTATGTTTTTGAACTGAATTTGTTTTAAGATATTTGATATTTTAAGAAACCAAGAAGTTATTTATTATTGTATCTTTTTTCCAAATATATCCCTACAACTCCAATTAGTGGAGTGATAGTTAAATAAAACGTTTAAGAAAGAGATGAAAGATATTTAGACAGATACCTTTATGATTAAGTCTCAAGAAATGtgtaaaaacattttaaaaaaacaaataatatggATTGAAGGGAGTAAACGATAGAAGCTTTATGTTCTAGAGGCTTTAtcaattggaacacttagttaaTATTTTAAAAGAGATTTTTGTAGATCAGAATCTTCAATACCAGGGaatagtggtggcaaaatggttaaaataaAACAGTTAATCACttatattatccactaaaaaataggttggataatgaactttttaaaaacgggtcaaatatgaataagaaccgtattattcatttagaaaatggataaccaatgggtttaacttttacatttgtaaaacctcaaattgggggttcctcaagtttgggagattaGGAATTctaccaaaagtgattatattcaagaagtcataaataatattgttactcatattatccgccggttaactcGTTTTTTAACCGTATTAAATATAGGCCGGATaagataatttatccatttttattacccgttttcgacccgaaccatatccgatCCGACCTGCCCCGTTTTCCACTCTTACCTGGGAAGTTGGATGAATTCCGGAATAGAAATTGCAACCATTGGTTATatacataaaatttaaatatgttCCTGATTTAGAGTACCCTGAACTTCTGCTTATTTGCTTCCTTTAGTTCTTTCTAACCTTAGCAATGTCGCAAATATTATGATTGATAATTAAATTACCGCAACATGTATCTCTGCTGTTGGACTCAGGAGAAGCAAAGGCATACAAATGgtagatcatgaataataacGAAAAAATAGAAGCTGAATCAAAATCTCGGATGTATAAATATCTGATGAAAGATAAATTCCAGGACAAAAACAAGTTACTAATAGTCTAAAGGGAAAGCCCATGACCTTCGTCATGGACCATAGGACCTATATACTGCTATATATGTTGAATAAATATGCTCAAAACAGTTGGAAAAACTAGAACATAACATTATTTTCTCGACCAAAAATTAAACTcggaaatccaaaaaaaaaaatggtgaCTATTTTCTAATGAATAGAGCAGAGCAACCAACGGAAAATTGATCAAAGTTCCATTTAGGCCACATGTAGTCTGGATTGAACATTAGTACTTGCGAGAGGCTTCCCTCTTCCCATTGTGAAACCTCTAGTTCCATCTGGCATTCTTGGCCCTTTTGTAACCTGTCTCACTGGTCCTTCACTTAGGCTAGGACTACTGCTGCATTGTGGAAGTGCAGCAAGCAGTCCCCGTCCCCCATAAATTTGAGTACGCGATCTTAGTTTCCCCCGCCCTTTATTCCATCCTTTCTTGTTTGTTGCCATGCTTTCTTCAACCTAGCATTTGTAATAACACAAGTTTAGCTTCCAAGGATAAGGCAGGTTTCCTGCTACGACGTGTTAAAACGCATAAATAGTGTAAAAGTTCTTTACATTAGAAGTGTATATATGTTAAATCCTCCATATACAAAACTTGCCATCAGAAGAGAAAGTAGTAACTTTTTGTATAGTTTAGCCATGACATTTGCTTACATTATTGCCATCAGAAGAGAAAGTAGTAACTTTTTGTATAGTTTAGCCATGACATTTGCTTACATTATTGCCATCAGAGTCTTCAGTCAATTCAGAATCTTCATCATCAAAACACCCATCAAAATCCGACTTCCTGCTCTTTAGAACAGACTTTGGCTGTAAAATATAAACACCATTTCATAAAATTAATCAAGGGAGTAATTAAGTTGGAGCATAATAAAGCACATTGTGTAAACAAAAGTGATTAGAGAGGAGAGAGTAAAATCAGACTTACTGAACGTCTAAGGAGCAATCTCACTCTTAGGCCCTTTCTCCAGTTCCTTTCATCATTTAACTTCTCTACCTGTTTAGTTCAAATACTAAATAGATTTAACTAAAAGGTAAAGCAAGTAAAACAAGAACTTAGTATTGGAGCTTAAATGTATTGACATACTGCTCTCTCTGCTGCTTCAGAATTCTCAAACTCAATCAGTGCATGGAGCTTCACAGTAAAATTAACAAGaacccaaaagaaaaaaagaatgagaTTTTCTTCTTAAGGGGGCAGAGTTTGACAAAAAAATTATTTCGAGTTCGTCTTTAATACCTTATTGCTAATGCCAATGTCTCCTCTAGCACGTGACGAGTTTGGGTCCTGGGGATGGCATACACGGATGGTTTTGACACTTGAATAGGAAATACAACAAGTCAGTTTAATTTGCTTAAGAAGAAATATAGTTAAgaaacaaaattataaaaataaagggGCAAGATATCACCTTCCAGCTACCTTGAATATTTTCTCAATGTTGTGATGAGAGTGATCATCTGGTAAATTCTCAGCAACAACTGTCCGTAACTGTAAAAAGGAAATTAGAGAACAATGGGCATTAGCACTTTAAAAAATGAACCTACTCAAAACTATAGAGTAAAGATATGAGTGAATATGTGTACCTGCAAATCTTCTTTATCCTTATCAGTAAATGGAATTCTTCTTTTAACCTTCTTGTCATCATTGCTTACAATCTTCAAGAACACGTTCGAGTAAATAAAATCTAAGTCGTTTATCGATTTTCATAAGGAAATTAATAcataaaaatgaaaatggaaATTATAAAAGTACCAGCTTTGTAGAGGACAGGAGGGCATGAGCAAGAGTCTGCTGGTTGGTGATAAGGGacttgattttctttgtagtcgAAACAGAAGAAATTGGTACTGCAGTAACACACAtgtttaaaattaaaaagaaaaaaagatattaAAACAAGATTGAGAAATTACTTATATATACACACCAAAGCCTTCGGGGTCCTTATTCATCTGTTTCAATAAGTTCTCATTTGCCAGCAAGCTCATGTCGCTAAGTTGGTATTCAacctatataaatatatattaaccATCAGATTATGGAGACACGAATGTGGGGAAATGAAAAGAAACAAAAGCTAGTAAGCTTGCAGAAACGAACCATGCTAGAGAAAGATTTGGTGCAAAAATTGCATTATTGAGGTCTAGGTTCTTATTATATATATGCAGACATCTAACATTGATTCAGCAATTAATAAATGGATTCCATGCATTGCATTTCACTCCTCTCAAACAATTCATTTTCTCCTCATGTGACTGATTGGATGACAAGGACGTAATTTGGGACGTCAAAATGAGACCTTTGAGTACCTCGCCACGCAAAGGTAAGgtttgtgtacacactaccctcccgagacaccacttgtgggattatactggttATGTTGTTGTAAAATGAGACCTTTAATTTGAGTGTCAAATTCAAATAACCACCCAATGGCACGGTGGAACGATAAAAGTTGTTTCATCCTTCATTAGAGGTCTCGTGTTCAAGTCCTGAGAATACAATCCTCTTCGGTCTTTCTATGACGCAAATGCAAATGTGGCTTAGTAGGACTAGTAGGTTTTGGACACAGatggaagaaaaaggaaaaaaacaaaccCAAGTAGCAAAATTTTTCTACAACGCAAGATTTAAAGGAAAGAAGAATGTAATATAAGATCAAGTCAGGAGCAATGCAACACCAATCAAGAAGTGaaaaattactaaaaatgaaAAAGCAATGACCTGTTTAATGATCTTGTTCTTGACCTCTTCAGGAAGAACATCTTTCTGACTCTGGCCTACAGCAGAGAAACTTTGATTGGAAACATAGGAAATAGTATCTTGATCACCTACATATAACCAATCAGAAGCAGCAGTACCCCCAGAAAGATACTGGAAATATGGGTAAAAGTAACTTGAAATTGGGGTTGTTGTAGTATGGGATCTTGGCACAAACTCAGGGGCTTGGACATTGAATTTAAAGGAGGCGGTATCCTCCTTATTATTCTTATTACTGGTTTTGCTAACATCCTTAGTTTCAAATTGTGTAGTTTCTCGAATACATTCATCAACTTTCTCAGGACGTTGCAGTTGTgccattattaattaaaaatttcagttttgtttttcttcttttctttttgtctatCAATTTATGATTATGATCCTTATCATATCATAGTGTTCTCTCTCTCCTTTGAACTTGTCGAGTGGTGGACCGAAATAGTTGCTAGAGTCTTTCCATAAGTTAAGTAACAGCATACGACCAGCTACTGAAACTTCATTTTTGTTTCTTTCACAAAGACCGTGTTTGCAGGGGCGGGTCAAGAGGAGTACAATATTGAGTTAAAAATAGCAAGGGCTACCCAGTTTTCGAactagtaattgaaaaatagtcagtgtttgcaaagtcattaaaaaatagccgctattttgctgcaacacggaccaatccagcataatatactggagattggtgcacttgtgtatgaacttccaacatattatgctggaactccaacacgcggaaagttccaacataatatactggagattggagcacctgtgtatgaacttccagcatattatgctggaccggtatattatactggaactccagtatattatgctggaactccagtatattatgctggaatatttttcggacttagaacagtgttttcgttcagatttatctttacatgaaaagtggctaaattttgattacttttgaaattgtggctatttttcaattaccacttgtaaatctagctatttttgaatttctcccaataTTGAGGCCTCAAAATTTTGTAATActgaattttattattttatttttgcttgGACAAATATTAaagtttatataaaaaaaaataagaaaggaagaCCGCCCACTTATTAACAGTAgaatattttcaaatttgaattaaactatTCAAATGTTCATGTTCGTAAATGAAATTTTTTACAATAAAATTCAAGGTAATGTATTGCAAACACatgattaatattttattaatttgaaTTAACTCATATCAATATAAATAACAATACTACTATGAGCCTGTTTGGATGGGCAAACCAGCTTTTAAGCAGTTTTTAACTTGTGGAAGTGTTTGGCAACAAAAAAATGGacttaaaaaaagttaaaatctgcTTAAAAAAAGCCAAAACCAATAAGTTGGAAAACCCAACTTTTTCTAAATTGGCTTAAAAGCCATATTGCTTTGACCAAGAATATTACATTCTTAtcctttataattttttttaatcccgaaattacccCTAAGTAAAAACCCTACaacatactattttttttttcatactcCAATATTTGTCAATTTCTTGAAGTTCTTAACGTGAAGCAAACAAtagttttttaaataatattttatacattccaatattttgtaaatattgtttttttggcttctttttttggttccataacatttaatttttttggtcATTGAAtccttcctctctttttttaatTGGTGCAACTATATTCTAAAATCAAATCATTCAATGAATTTACGTGTAACCCTTGAATTTGAAGTTATGAACGGAAAATATAAAATTATGGTCATCATCTTATTTATAATGTTAACAACTTTAAGGATATTTCAGTCATTTTAACACTTCATCAGCTTGTTTTaagtttcagcacttttatccaaacacgtaactgcttatttataaaataagTTCCAGcacttataaaatatttttaagcaCTTAACTTAAAAGCCactttttttaagccaatccaaacgggccCATGTCAAGTAAAGGACTTTGTCCTACTAAGAATACTACattttttatagaaaaatacTGCACTAAAAACAATAATTATGATAAAAAGAAAGGCGACGCTAACTATTTTCACATGTGTAAtctattaaaaatatttaaggtCTTTCGTTAAAATTTAGCTTTAGACCAACAATTTTACTAAGATGCCCTTAGTTTGCGATGTAACTTTTGACCAATTATTCATTCCGAAGTTTACTGATTATATACCTTATTCAATTtgtcaaagaaaacaaaaaatgacttcTACGTAAAATAAAATCAAGTATATCCGATAGCAAATCAAATGTCATATgcgtttactgatttgaaaaggataactaagtcacatatctctgcagagaatgtgcctattcGAATTGGTGTCCCAACAgaaccatctactagcatgagagctagtgaatctaaagcacgcctgaagcgtggtaggcctttgggttctaaggatcgaaatcctcaaaaaagaaaatcgacaaatgatcaaaacgatactataaAGGGATCTCTTGAAGAGACCCAatatctgattagttctgagttTCCTGAAAAAATTactgaacccgagactcaagtgagcgaGGAACTTtcaataagttctactggtgatgggattagTTCAAATCGATCTGAagtagtggtggataatatttttgtttataatgttgcacttaacattatgcaagatagtgaggattttgAATCTCGATTTGTCGAAGAATGTCAataaagatctgattggccaaaatggcaaggggcaattcaatcaaaattgaacgcacttgctaaaagagaggtctttggaccagtagtccaaataCCTGCTGATATAAaatcagttggtcataaatgggtttttgtgcgaaaaaggaatgaccaaaatgaagttgaaagattaggctcgccttgtcgcacaaggattctcacaacgacctggagtcgattatgaagaaacatatttaCCCGTTATAGATGCCATAACATTTCAATATCTCATCAGTTTAaccttacgtgaaaggcttgaaatccatatgatggatgtggttacaacttatctgtacgggtcacttgataatgagatttacatGAAAAACACTGAATGAtttaaaatgcttgaagcataTTCGAAATCTCgaaaaatgtattcaatcagattacaaagatctttgtacggtttaaagcaatctgggcgcatgtggtataatcgcctcactgaatatttgctgaaagaaggttacataaatgaagttatttgtccatgtatttttataaagaaaatgacgtCAGAATTTGATATGCTTGCTGTTTATGtcgatgacataaatcttgttggaacacCAGAAGAGTTTCAAAAGGCAAttaaatatcttaagaaagaatttgagatgaaagattttggaaagacaaaactttgtcttggattgcaaattgaacatttagcagacgggatctttatacatcaatctgcctatacagaaagggtcttaaaatgcttttacatagACAAAGCGCACcaattgagtacaccaatggttgttcgatcactcgaagtgaataaggacccgttccgacctccaaaagaggatgaggaactccttggtcctgaaacaccctatctcagtgcaattagTGCACTTATTtgtcttgctaatgctacaaggcctgacatagtattttctgttaatttactagcaagatatagctcttctcctacacggagacattggaatagGATTAATCATACTTTGCGATATTTAAAGaaaactcttgatatgggtttgttttatgctaacaaaggtagtgcggatcttgttggttatgcagatgcatgttatttatctgatccccataaagctcgatctcaaaccgggtacgtgtttacatgtggagatactgtcatatcatggcgctccacaaagcaatcaattgttgctacttcttcaaatcatgctgagataatagctattcatgaagcaagtagggaatgcgtatagttgagatcagtgattcattttattcaagaaaaatatagtTTGAAATATGacaaaagatccacaattttctacgaagacaatgttgcatg
It encodes the following:
- the LOC107769243 gene encoding la-related protein 6C-like; this encodes MAQLQRPEKVDECIRETTQFETKDVSKTSNKNNKEDTASFKFNVQAPEFVPRSHTTTTPISSYFYPYFQYLSGGTAASDWLYVGDQDTISYVSNQSFSAVGQSQKDVLPEEVKNKIIKQVEYQLSDMSLLANENLLKQMNKDPEGFVPISSVSTTKKIKSLITNQQTLAHALLSSTKLIVSNDDKKVKRRIPFTDKDKEDLQLRTVVAENLPDDHSHHNIEKIFKVAGSVKTIRVCHPQDPNSSRARGDIGISNKLHALIEFENSEAAERAVEKLNDERNWRKGLRVRLLLRRSPKSVLKSRKSDFDGCFDDEDSELTEDSDGNNVEESMATNKKGWNKGRGKLRSRTQIYGGRGLLAALPQCSSSPSLSEGPVRQVTKGPRMPDGTRGFTMGRGKPLASTNVQSRLHVA